Within Sorangiineae bacterium MSr11367, the genomic segment GCTCGAGCACCAAAGCGGAGAGTTTGCCGCCGTAGACGCAGCCCGTGTCGAGCCCCGTGGCCCATGGGTGGATCTGCAGCTTCTCCACCGCGTTGTGCCCGAAGATGACGTGAGGCGGTCCCACGTAGCGTTCACCCCAGAGCGCGCCGTCGGCGACCGTGCGCACGTGCATGAGCACCTTGGGATCCTGCTTCTCGATGGGGATGCCCGGAATGAGCCCCGCATGCACCACGCGCACGTCGTGCTCGGGAAGGTCGACCCAGAGCGAGGACGTCTCGACCACCGCCCAATCCGGATCGGTGAGCGACTCGACCACGCCCTGGTGGTTCTTCCCCAGGTTCACCGGCGGGCGCTTTTTGTCCTTCAGCGCCTCCCGGTACGCGAGGATTTTCGCATCGTGGTTCCCCCGCACCACGATGGCGCCGGTGCGGCGTGCAATCTGCAGCACGCCGCGCGAATTGGGGCCGCGGGCCACGAGATCGCCCGCGAAAACGAGGCGATCCCCGGTGTGGAACGCGATGCGATCGAGCAGCGTCTGCAGCTCGTCGCAGCAGCCGTGCACGTCTCCGACGATGACGGTGCGGCCCTCTTTCATCGGCCCTCTCTCATCGATACCAGCGTTACTTCAGTTTGGCGCGCTTCGGGATGACGACCACCCCTTGTTCGGTCACCGCGAAGCGCTGCCGGTCCGCTTCGAGGTTGTAACCGATCTCTGCACCTTGCGGGATTTCCACGTCCTTATCGATGATGCACTTGCGGATCCGCGCATAACGGCCGATTTGCACACCCTCGAAAAGCACGCTCTCGACGACCTCGCTGAACGAGTTCGTACGGCACCCGACGCTGAGCACGCTGCGGTGGATGCGACCACCCGAGATGATGCACCCGTGGGAGACGAGCGATTCCGTCGCGGTACCGACGCGGGCTTGCGCCTCGTCGCGGAAGACGAATTTCGCCGGCGGATCGTGCGTGGCCCCGGTACGGATGGGCCAGCGTTTGTTGTACAAGTTGAACAGCGGATGGGTCGCGATGAGGTCCATCTGCGCTTCCCAGTACGCGTCCACCGTTCCCACGTCGCGCCAATAGCCGACGCCTTGGGGCTGTTCGTCCTCGCCCGGGACCACGTTGGTGGCGAAGTCGTAGGCCAAAACTTCGCGCCCCTCCGCGACCATGCGCGGCAGAATGTCGTGCCCGAAGTCGTGTGCGCTCTCCTCGATGCGTGCGTCCGCCTCGAGCTCGCGCACCAGCGCGTCGGTCTTGAAGAGGTAGTTGCCCATGGAGGCCAGGCACATGTTCGGATTGCCGGGCATCGTGGGCGGATTCTTCACCTTTTCGTGGAACTTGATGATCTTGCCGCGCTCGTCGACCTCCACCACGCCGAAGTCCGTGGCCTCGGCCTTCGGAACGGGGATGACGGCGACCGTGGCCTCGGCATTGTTGTCGACGTGGTAGCCGAGCATCTGCCGCACATCCATCTTGTAGACGTGGTCGCCTCCGAAGATGCACACCAGCTCCGGCTTCTCGTCGGAGATGACGTGCATGCATTGGAAGACCGCGTCGGCCGACCCCCGGTACCACTGTTTCCCGCGGCGCTGTTGCGCCGGAATGGGCTCGATCCAATTGTCGAGCAGGGGAGACAGTCGCCACACGCGCGAGATGTGCTCTTCGAGCGAAGCGCTCTTGTACTGCGTGAGCACTTTGACGCGGGTGAGGCCCGAATTGACGAAGTTGGATAAAACGATATCGATAATGCGATAGCGTCCGCCAAAGGGGACGGCAGGCTTCGCCCGCTCCAACGTGAGCGGATGAAGACGTTTACCCTCGCCGCCAGCGAGGATCATCACGAGCACTTGCCTGAGGTCGATGCTATTCCACGCCACCATGGAGGATGGGGCCGAGTCTAACCTGCTCTGGTGAAATCGAGCCCGGGAGTTTTCGCGGAAATCGCAGGCCGGCATGGTACGAGATGGAGGAAGCCCGATGGCGAAGCTGATCCCACTGCCCTCTCCCACGCCCGCTCCTCACGAGGCTCGCTCCGCCGAGTCTGGTTTGCCGGGAAATTCCGCTCGAGATGCGCATGCGCAGGGGACGGAGCAAGGTCGGTTCCCGCTGTCTTCTTTGTCCCCATTGGGCGCCGATGTCCCGCGCGTGCTCGAAATGGCTGCAGAACGCGCGCGCCGCGGTGTGCCTGGCGCGATGGCCACGGTCATCGCACGCCATGGGTCCGCTCCGGCGACCCCTGGGCAAAAACTCTACATTGGAGCGGATGGCTCCGCGTTCGGCACCGTGGGTGGCGGCGCCATCGAGCGTGAGGTGCTGGCGGCCCTCGCGGAGATGCTCGAGCGCCCGATCGACAAAGGCAGCAAGAAGTCGGTCACGCAGCATCAAATCCGCAATTTTCGGCTCGGTCCCGAGCTGGGAATGTGCTGCGGCGGCCAAGCCGACCTTTTGTTCGAGCCCATCGACGCGCTCACGCCATGCCTGATCGTCGGCGCCGGTCACGTCGCCACGGCCACCGCGCCGCTCTTGGCCCGCGTGGGCTTCGCGGTCACCGTGTGCGATGCGCGCGAAGAATGGAGCGACGAAGGGCGCATCCCCGGCGTGCGCTTGGTGCTCGGTGACTATGACGAGGTCGGCGCAGATTTCCCACGCGAGGGCGTCGTGGTGGTGATGACCCACGACCACGCCCTCGATCAAGCCGCCATCGAGTGGGCGCTTCGCAAGGGCTTCGCGTACGTCGGTGGCGTGGGCAGCCGCGCGAAAGCCCAGCGCACGCGCGATCGGCTCGAGGCCAAAGGCTTTTCGATGGAGGATCGCGCGCGGATGCGCATGCCCATCGGCGCCGACATCCATGCGCGCCTGCCGGAGGAGATCGCCGTGGCCATTGCCGCCGAATTGATCGGCTGGCGAAAGACACGATGACCGTCGACGCCGTCGTTCTCGGCGCGGGTCGGGGGCAACGCATCGGCGGGCCGAAAGCCCTGCTCGAGATCGACGGACTTACGCTGGCGGAGCGACACGTTCAGCGCGCTCTCCTTTTAAGGTGCCGGCGCGTCGTGTTGGTGGTGCGCCCCGAGGTGGCGGAGGTGCTCGATGCGAGCGCGTGTCCGTCCTTGACCATCGCACGTTCCGAGGCGCCCGATCCCGCGGGATCGCTGGCCGTCGGTCTGCGGGCGCTCGGCGAGGGCGAGCGCATTCTGGTGACGCCGGTGGATGCATTTCCGGCGAGCCAGGAAACGTTCACCGCGTTGCGTGCCGCGCTGGACGATGGTGCCCAGGCCGCGACACCTCTCTTTAAGGAGAGGGGCGGTCATCCCGTCCTCTGCCGGTGTGAAGTGCTCGCACCCTATCGCAGTGCGTTACCGCTTCCGTTGCGGGATGTGCTGCACGCGCTGGGGGCGGCGCGCGTGCGGGTGCCCGTGGACGATCCCGCCATCGGCGTCGATCTGGATACGCCGGAAGATTTTCGGAACGTCGCGAATGCATCGCCCCGCTTTGCTGCGCGCGTGGTCTTTCGTGAAGCGCACCTTCACGGATAGAGTAGTTCCCATGAGCAACCTTATCGGCACCAACGTGCCGCGCACGGATGGCGCATCCAAGGTTACGGGCGCCGCCCTGTACATCGACGATTACGCGGCCGAGGGCGAGCTTTACGGCGCCACTGTGCGAAGCGACATCGCGCGCGGAAAGCTGCGGGGCATCAAGAAGGATCCCTCGTTCGATTGGACGGGCATCACCGTCGTCACCGCCGCGGACATCCCGGGTGACAACGTGGTCGCGCTCATCGAGGACGATCAGCCGCTCCTCGCCGCGAACGCCATCAACCACGTGTACGAGCCGGTGGCCCTCGTGGCCTGCGCCGACCCCTTGCGCTTGCAGCGCGCCATGAAGGCCATCACCCTCGACGTCGAGCCGCTCCCGCCGGTGCTCACCCTCGACGAGGCCTTGGCGCGCAAAGAGTCTATTTTCGGTGAGGACAACGTCTTCAAGCGCTACGTCATCCGCCACCACATCGACGGGGAGCACGGCAGCATCGACGACATCATCGCGCGCTGCGACATCGTTCTCTCCGGGCGCTACGAGGTGCACCACCAGGAGCAGCTCTACATCGAACCGCAGGGCATGATCGCCTGGTGGGACGAGGCGGGCGTCCACGTCACCGGCTCGCTCCAGTGTCCGTACTACGTGCACAAGGCCATGAAGCGCGCCTTCGCGCTCGAGGGCGATCAGGTGCACATCGCGCAAGCGGTGACCGGCGGCGGTTTCGGCGGCAAAGAGGAATACCCCAGCATCCTCGCCGCACACGCCGCGCTTCTCGCCCGTGCCAGCAAGCGCCCCGTGCGCATGATTTATGGCCGCAAGGAGGACATCGAGGCCACCACGAAGCGCCACCCGGCGCGCGTGGACATCACCACCGGCTGCGACAAAAACGGCAAACTCGTCGCGCTCAAGGTCGACTGCGTGATGGACGGCGGGGCGTACGCCACGCTCACGTCCGTCGTTCTTTCGCGTGGCTTGCTCCACGCCGCGGGCGCGTACGAGTGGAAGCACGCGCGGGTCGCGGCGCAGGCCGTGGCGACGAACACTCCGCCGAACGGCGCCTTCCGTGGCTTTGGCGCGCCGCAGACCATCTGGGGCATCGAGCGGCACATGGACCGCCTGGCGGAGAAGCTCGGCGTGGATCCGCTCGATTTGCGAAAGAAGAACCTGCTCAAGATTGGGTCCACCACGGTCACCGGGCAGACCCTCAAGGAAAGCGTCGGCGTCGAGGAGTGCATCGAGCGCGCGGTGAAGGACAGCGGCTACTACGAAAAGCGCGCCGCCTACGCGAAGCAGGCGACGACGGGGACGAGCCGGCGCGGCATCGGCATTTGCGTGTTCATGCACGGGGCGGGATTCACCGGCTCGGGCGAGCGCCGCCTCAAGGGCAAGGTGCAGGTCGATCTCGAGCGCGGTGGGAAGCTGCGCATCCGCACCGCCTCGACGGACATCGGCCAAGGCACCGAGACGGTGTTCCGGCAGATCGCCGCCACCGCGGCGGGCGTCCCGCTCGAGGCCATCGAGTTCGAGGTGCCGTGCACCACCCACGTGCCCGACTCTGGCCCCACGGTCGCATCGCGCACCGTCATGGTCGTGGGATCCATCGTCGGCACGGCCGCAAAAGAGGTCGCGGAAAAGGTGCGGGGGTCTGCGTTTTGGACGAAGGGTGGCGACCACGCGGCCTTCGCCGCCGCCGGCGATCGCCTGCTCGACGCTGCGAAGGAGCCCATCGTGTCCCTCGTGCAATACGAGCCCCCCGTCGCGAACCAATGGAACGACGACACGTACCAAGGCGATGCCTACCCCACGTTTTCATGGGGATGCGACATCGCGGAGGTCGAAGTCGATCAGGACACCTTCGAAACGAAGATTCTCGGCTTTTGGGCCGCTCAGGACATCGGCAAAGCCATCCACCCCGTGCTCTGCGCCGGGCAGGTGGAGGGGGGCACCCTGCAGGCCATCGGCTGGGCGCTCTACGAGAACGTCGTGTGGAAGGATGGCCGCATCATGAATCCGCGCATGACGAATTACGTCATCCCCACGAGCAAAGACGCCCCCGCGTTCAAGACGATCCTCGTCGAGCATCCGTTCTCCGGTGGTCCGAATGGCGCCAAGGGCGTAGGCGAGCTTCCCATGGACGGAGGCGCCCCGGCGGTGGCCGCAGCCGTCGAGCAGGCGATTGGTGCAAAGTGCAACCATCTCCCGCTCCTTCCCGAGAACCTCTTCGCCTATGCGAAGAATGCCAAGACGAGTAACATCCAATGATGCTTCGAATGACTGTCAACGGGGTGGCCCGCGAGGTGGAGGCACCGCCGCTCGCGCGCCTGCTCGATGTGCTGCGCGGCCCCATGGGCCTCACGGGAACGAAAGAAGGTTGCGGCGAAGGTGAGTGCGGCGCCTGCACCGTACTTCTCGATGGCGTGCCGGTGAACTCGTGCCTGGTGGCTGCGGGCCAGTGCGAGGGCCAGGCCCTCACCACCGTCGAGGGCCTGCACGATCCCAACGGCGCGCTTTCCACCTTGCAGCGCTGTTTCGTCGAAGACGGCGGCGCCCAATGCGGCATCTGCACGCCGGGCATGCTCGTCGCGGCCGACGCGCTTTTGCGCGCGAACCGCAACCCCACGGAGGACCAGGTGCGCGACGCCATCGCCGGCAACATCTGCCGGTGCACGGGCTACCAGCGCATCGTCGATGCGATTTTGCACGCCGCGAAATTGGCCTCGCAACACGCGAGCACGGCCCCCCAAGCGGGGCCTGGGGGAGCACCCTGATGTTGCAGTCCACGGCAAAACTTCCGCGCGCGGCGCACGCGCCGGCGGGGCTAGAAGCTACGGAGCTGATTCGCCCGAAGACCGCTGTCGAGGCGGTGAAGGCGCTCTCGGAGGCCGCGGCGAACCATCGCTCGACGATGGTGCTCGCGGGCGGTACGGACGTCATCGTCGATCGGCATCTGCTCCCGGTGGAGCGCGCCCACGCGGTGGATCTGGTGGTGGATGTCACCGGGGTCGAGGGGTTTCGCACCATCGAGCGCGAGTTCTCCGTCGATCGCGATCGGCTCGTGTTCGCCGGTGGCGTGACGTATTGGGACCTTCGGCAGGATCCGCTGGTCTTGCAGAAGATCCCGATGCTCGCGGAGATGTCCAAGGACGTGGGCGCGGTGCAGATTCAAACGAGGGGCACGCTCGCGGGGAACATCGCCACCGCGTCGCCGGCGGCCGATGGCGTCGCGGCGCTGATGGCGCTCGATGCGAATGTGCACCTGCTCTCCGCTCCGACCGCGGGTGGTTCGGCGAAGGGGGAGGAGCGCATCGTTCCGCTGACCCAGTTTTTCACGGGGTACCGCAAGACGGTGATGCGCGCGGACGAGCTCATCGTGCGCATCGACGTGCGCGTGCCCGATCCGGCGATGGCGAGCGTCATCTGGCGCAAGGTCGGCACGCGGCAGGCGCAGTCCATCTCCAAGGTGGCACTGGCCAGCGTCATCGAGGTGCAGGACGGCACGATCCGCCACACGCGCTTCGGCATGGCGTCGGTGGCGGCGACGACGCACCCGCTCGCGCAGGTGCAGGCGTACCTCGAAGGTCGTGCGCTCGCGTCGGTGAAGGGCGACGAGGTGGACGCGGCACTCGCACGCGACATCCGCCCCATCGACGACGTGCGCAGCACCGGTGAGTACCGCATGCATGTTGCGCTCAGTCTGGTGCGCCGCGCCTTGAGCCAAGCCAAGTGAAAACGAGTCTCACCGAGGACGCGCTGGCCCCGATTCGTTCGAGGCTGCACGAGGCCAACCAAGCCTTTGCCCAGCGCTATCCCGGCGAGCGAAATGCGCGCCAGCCCGTGCACACCGTCTACGGTGGCGCGCACCTCTTTCGTGCGGGCACGGCGCCGCGGCTGGGCGAGTTGGCCCTCGGGGCGCTGGCCAAATGTGCGCCGGATGCGGGGACCTTTGCGCGCGCTATCGGCCTTCCGGAGGCGCTCGCCGAAACGGTGTACGCGCGTGTGCAGGACAAATTGCGTCGTGAGCCGGTGGAGGACTTTCGCGTCGACTTCGAGGACGGCTACGGCGTTCGCGCCGATGCGGAGGAAGATCAGCACGCCGTCGCCGCCGCCGGGGAGATGGCCAAAGGCCTCGCCGCGGGAACCTTGCCGCCGTTCATCGGCATCCGCATCAAGCCGCTCACGGCGGAGTCGCAGGCTCGCGCGCTGCGCACGCTCGATGGTTTTCTCACGGCGCTGCTCGAGGCCACGGGCGGCAAGCTTCCGCCGAATTACGTCGTGACGTTGCCGAAGGTGCAAATCCCGGAGCAGGTGGCCGCGATGGCGGACGCGCTCGAGCTCCTGGAATCGCGCCTCGGTCTCGCCGCGGGGACGCTCGTCTTCGAGATCATGATCGAGCAGACGCAGGCCATCCTCGACGCCACGGGGCGTGCCGCGTTGCCCGCCTTGATCGAGGCCGCACGCGGCCGCTGCATCGCCGCGCACCTCGGCACCTACGACTACACGGCGAGTTGCGGCATCATCGCCGCGCACCAACGCATGGACCACCCCGCTTGCGACTTCGCCAAGCACGTGATGCAAGTCAGCCTCGCCGGGACCGGCGTTTGGCTCTCCGACGGCGCCACGAACATCCTTCCCGTGGGCGACGTCCAAAGCGTGCATGATGCATGGAAGATCCACATGCGCCATACGCGCCGCTCCCTCGAGGCGGGCTTCTACCAAGGCTGGGACCTGCACCCCGCCCAGCTCCCCACGCGCTTCGCCGCCGTCTACGGCTTCTTCCTCGAGGCTCTTCCCGCGGCCTCGGAACGCTTGAAGAACTTCGTTGCAAAAGCCGCCCAAGCCACCTTGGTCGGCGACGTCTTCGACGATGCCGCCACCGGCCAAGGCTTGCTCAACTTCTTCCTACGCGGCCTCCACTGCGGCGCCATCACCGAGGACGAGGCCCAAGCCACGGGCCTCACCGTCGCGCAAATTCGCAGTCGCTCGTTCTTTCCAAGTCCATTTGCTCGATGAAGCGCAGGGCGAAATGTCAGGCTATCGCTCGACGCGCCTCGGAAAGGTCACGCGCATCGTGGTGCCCGCGCCAAGTGCGCTCTCCGCGTCGATGCGGCCGCCCATCTCGTGCACGACAGCGCGCGCGATGTAGAGGCCCAGGCCCGTGCCCTCCGACGCCGGCTTGGTCGTGTAAAACGGCTCGAAGATCCGCGTCATGTCCCCCGGCGCGATCCCCGCGCCATTGTCGGCGATCTCCACCCGAACCCAATGATCGTCCACGGTCCGCACCGCAATACGAATCTCGCCGCCGCGCTGGTCCTCCGGAATGGCCTGGGCCGCATTGACCAGCAAATTGAGAAATACCTGCCCCAATCGTCCGGCGTTGCCAAAGACCAACGCGTCCTCGTCATAATCGCGCACCACACGCGCTCGCTGCTTGATCTCGCCGTGCGCCAGATTGAGGCACGACTCGAGAACGTTGCGCAAATCCACGTGCGCCCGCTCGTCGCTTTCGCGCGTGGCGCCGCGAAGATCGCGCACCAGGTGCGCGATGCGTGCCATTCCCTCGAATGCGATGGTGAGCGGATGCATATCCCGCGCAATGGCAACTGCGAGGTCGCCCGAGGCATTTCCTTCGGCAAGCTTCGCCCACTCGGGCATGTGCTCCATCACCACGCGCAAGCTGGTCATCGCGTACATGAGCGGATTGTTCACTTCGTGCGCCACCGAGGCGGCAATCATGCCGAAGGTGGCCAAGCGATCGGCGCGAAGCCAATGCGTCTCATTCTCCCTCTCGTGCACGTCGCGCCCGTTGCGTCGATCGCGCGCCATCACCAGGTGCACGTCGGGTTCGACGTCGCTCCAGACGGTCACCTCGAGGGGGTGCGTGCTTCCGTCCGTTCGCACGAACACGCTTTCGCGATTGGATGCGCTGGGAAAACCGCCCGATTCCGAGGGCGGCTCCGCCGGCTCGCGCAGGGGCCGCACGAAGTCGCCCATCTTGCGGCATAGGATCTGTTCGCGTGGCAGGGCGAACAGATCGCACGCGGACCGATTGACCTCCAGCACGCGCCCGTCGCTGCCCACGGCCAGCATCGGATCGTGCGCCTGCTCGAATGCCGCGCGGAAAAAACCGCACGGCAACGTCATGGACCGTAACGCGTGACCTTCCCGAATGCCCATTTTCGGACCCCCTTCACGATGACATGGTGGGCGCTACGTCGCTCGAACAGGCAGGAAACGGAGGGTCTTTTTTTTTACGAACGCTTGCGCTATTGACCCTATTGGACCGGGCTACCCTGCAAGAACCAACGCGCCAAAAGGTCGCGTTCTTCCTGCGTCATACCGGTCTTATTGCCAAATGGCATCGTTTTGTTGATGACTGCGCGCGCTTTGATGCGCTCCGCATACATTTTTATCTGCTCGGGCGTGTCGAATGTCACATTGCTCGGTGCCACCTTCCACTGATCGTCGGTGGTGGTGGCCGAATGGCAGGGCACGCAGCGCTGCCCAATGACAATCCGAACGGCCGAAAAGTCGACCTTTTCCCCGGTATCGGTCGCAGCCTGCGCGACCGGCGGCCCCGAGGTGCGCGTCATCAGTGCGAACGTCGTCCCTACGCCAATGACGACCGTGGCACCAAGTGCGATGCCCCAATGGGGCCACCAGAAGCGAATGTTCATGAAATGGCGCACCAGTGCGCCCGAAACCATGAGCACCGCCAGCAAAACCCAATTGAGCGAGTTGCCGTAGGTGCTGGGAAAGTGGTTGCTCAACATGATGAAGAGCACCGGAAACGTCATGTAATTGTTGTGAATGCTGCGCTGCTTGGCGTGTTTTCCAAGCTTGGCGTCCTGCCTCTTTCCCGCCTTGGTCAGCGCAATCAGTTCATGCTGCGAAGGCATGATGTGGAAAAAGACATTGCCCACCATGATGGTGCCGAGCAGCGCGCCCACGTGAATGAACGCGGCCCGCCCGCTCAACAAGTGGTTCAATCCGTAAATGATTCCCGCGAGCAGCGTGAAGCAAAGCCCGATGGCAATCGGCTCCTTGGTGCGCAGCGGCGAACGCCAGATCAAATCGTAGACGAGAAAGCCGCCCGCCAAGCTGCCCAGGCCAATGCCCATCGCCGCGCCGTGGCTGAGTTTGGCCACCGCCGGATCCACGAGAAACGAGGCATCGCCCATGTAATAGACGAGCAAGAGCAGCGCAAAGCCGCTCATCCACGTGGTGTAGGCCTGCCATTTGAACCAGTGGAGCACTTTGGGCATCTGGTTCGGCGCGAGCTGCTTCTTCTCCATTTGGTAGAAGCCGCCGCTGTGGACGAGCCAGATTTCACCCTCGAAGCCCTCGGGCGCGTCGGCCCGGGGCACGAGGTTGCGATCCAGCCAATTCCAAAGCATGGAATTGCCAATCCACATGATGCCCGCGATGAGGTGCACCCATCGTATGAGCAAATCGAAAAGCTCTCGCAGATTCGAATCCAAAGTAACTCTCCCGAAGGCGGGCCTCAGCTCCCGCGGTACGTCGAATATCCGAATGGGCTCAAAAGCAGCGGCACGTGGTGGTGCGAGGCGGCCTCGCGCACGAGGAAGGCAATCTGCACTTCGCGGAAAAAGCCCTCCGTGCCCGCGGCGGCGAAGTACGTTTCCGTGTCGAACGTGAGACGGTACTCGCCGGCCACCAGTGGCTCGCGCAAAAGGTCGCGCAGGCGCCCGTCGGCATCGGTCACCCCGCGACCGAGCTCCGTCCACGTGCCTTCTCGCAGGGACGCTTGCGGCCCGTTTTGAACGGTACGTCGGTCCAAGCGAATCGGGACGCCCGCAGCCGGGCGCCCGCGGGCCGTGTCGAGAACGTGGGTGGTGATGCCGATGCTCATCGCTCCTCGCTACCCACCCCGGACCAACTTGTCGAGCCGAATTTCCGTGATTTTTCGCTGTTCGTCCGCTGCGCGGGAAAGTTCTGCGTCGGCGTCGTTTTTCATCCGATCTTGCGCGATGGCGAGCATCTCCTCGGCGCTCTTTCCCGTCGCACAAACGATGTAAATATGGCCGAATTTCTCCTCGTAGGCGCGATTGACGCGGGCGAGTTCCTCCTGGGTGGCACGGCTTGCATCGGCGACGCGAGCCTGTTCGCCCTTCGACCACGTGGTTGCCGTTTGGCTGGTCGCGGCCTCCGCTTTGCCGCCCCCGATGCGAGGATGATGTCGAAATGCCTCGAGCCAATCCTGCTTTCCAAGCGACTGCCAGACGTCGCGGGCCTGCGCCACCAGCGAGCCGAGATCACGGTAAGGTCGCAAGGTCGCCATCTTGTCGACCCACGCGCGCGCGCCGCAGCAGCTCGTGAGCAACGCCGCCAACTCCGGAACGGGCGCATAGTTCAAATGCCGAATGCCCAGCGCTTCGCGTCCCGCGGCCGTCACCGTGCCGTGCACCCGCATCCGGCTCACGCCGCCGTCGGGGAAAATGGAAAGGCGGATATGCGAATAGGGCCCGCGTTCACCGGTGAGCTCCTCCTCGAAGAAGTGCCGCGTGTGCGCCTGCAACTTGGTGCGCGGCAGGATTTCACGCCACTTCGAGGCGTCGGCTACCCCAGGTTCGCCGCTTTGGGCGACCGGCATTCTTAATAGCTCGTCGGTGGTGGCGTCCGGCGAAGCATGAATCCCGTGTATGGTGCAACTGTCCGGGTAATTGCCTTTGAAGTGGTTCGTGTCCACCTCGATGCGCTCGACGGTGCCCTCCGCGGCGAGGCGCACGATGGCCCAATCTGGGCCTTCCGCGCGGCTGCGTTTGGTCTCCCACCCGTCGCCCATGTTCACGCCGCGGCCCGGCATGATCAAATTGTGGCGCGAGCCGAAGAACATGTCGTTGCACGCGAGCACCAGCGCCCCGTGCTCGGCGGCCGCCAGATCGACCTCGGCCCCGGGGCGGCCGGCCCACCGTGGGGAGGGGAGCACGTCGCCGTGCACGCGCAACCGCGCGACGCCGCCGTCGGGGTAAATGTGAAAGCGCAAATGCGTTAGACGCAGCCCGGCGTCGATGGTGAACAGGTTTTGCGTATCGCCGTTCAGCATCGTCTTGGGCAGGATTTCCACCCACGGCGTGGACTCCGACGCGAGCTCTTCGCCGGTGGGGCGTCCCGGCATGGCACACCCATCGATGGAGCACGCCGCCGGGTAATTGCCTTTGAAGAACGCCGTATCGACCACGACGCCCCGCACCACGCCGGCCAGGCCCAGGCGCACGATGCAGAAGTCGTGACCGGGTACGCGTCGCCGGCGAGTTTCCCAGCCGTCCATCCACTTGCCGCGGTCGGTGTATTTGCCTTCGACGAATACGGGGTTGGTGGCCTTGAGAAGATTCTCTTTCTCGGCGAAGAACTCGTCATTGGCGTAGATCACCGCGCCGCCCAATCGCTCCGCGGCCAGATCCATGAGCTGCGTGAATTTCGAATCG encodes:
- a CDS encoding metallophosphoesterase; its protein translation is MKEGRTVIVGDVHGCCDELQTLLDRIAFHTGDRLVFAGDLVARGPNSRGVLQIARRTGAIVVRGNHDAKILAYREALKDKKRPPVNLGKNHQGVVESLTDPDWAVVETSSLWVDLPEHDVRVVHAGLIPGIPIEKQDPKVLMHVRTVADGALWGERYVGPPHVIFGHNAVEKLQIHPWATGLDTGCVYGGKLSALVLEHGERVPQQATRRMEKIVSVPAARLYYDPITKNQVDR
- the glgC gene encoding glucose-1-phosphate adenylyltransferase, whose amino-acid sequence is MVAWNSIDLRQVLVMILAGGEGKRLHPLTLERAKPAVPFGGRYRIIDIVLSNFVNSGLTRVKVLTQYKSASLEEHISRVWRLSPLLDNWIEPIPAQQRRGKQWYRGSADAVFQCMHVISDEKPELVCIFGGDHVYKMDVRQMLGYHVDNNAEATVAVIPVPKAEATDFGVVEVDERGKIIKFHEKVKNPPTMPGNPNMCLASMGNYLFKTDALVRELEADARIEESAHDFGHDILPRMVAEGREVLAYDFATNVVPGEDEQPQGVGYWRDVGTVDAYWEAQMDLIATHPLFNLYNKRWPIRTGATHDPPAKFVFRDEAQARVGTATESLVSHGCIISGGRIHRSVLSVGCRTNSFSEVVESVLFEGVQIGRYARIRKCIIDKDVEIPQGAEIGYNLEADRQRFAVTEQGVVVIPKRAKLK
- a CDS encoding XdhC family protein, which translates into the protein MAKLIPLPSPTPAPHEARSAESGLPGNSARDAHAQGTEQGRFPLSSLSPLGADVPRVLEMAAERARRGVPGAMATVIARHGSAPATPGQKLYIGADGSAFGTVGGGAIEREVLAALAEMLERPIDKGSKKSVTQHQIRNFRLGPELGMCCGGQADLLFEPIDALTPCLIVGAGHVATATAPLLARVGFAVTVCDAREEWSDEGRIPGVRLVLGDYDEVGADFPREGVVVVMTHDHALDQAAIEWALRKGFAYVGGVGSRAKAQRTRDRLEAKGFSMEDRARMRMPIGADIHARLPEEIAVAIAAELIGWRKTR
- a CDS encoding NTP transferase domain-containing protein, whose product is MTVDAVVLGAGRGQRIGGPKALLEIDGLTLAERHVQRALLLRCRRVVLVVRPEVAEVLDASACPSLTIARSEAPDPAGSLAVGLRALGEGERILVTPVDAFPASQETFTALRAALDDGAQAATPLFKERGGHPVLCRCEVLAPYRSALPLPLRDVLHALGAARVRVPVDDPAIGVDLDTPEDFRNVANASPRFAARVVFREAHLHG
- a CDS encoding xanthine dehydrogenase family protein molybdopterin-binding subunit, with the translated sequence MSNLIGTNVPRTDGASKVTGAALYIDDYAAEGELYGATVRSDIARGKLRGIKKDPSFDWTGITVVTAADIPGDNVVALIEDDQPLLAANAINHVYEPVALVACADPLRLQRAMKAITLDVEPLPPVLTLDEALARKESIFGEDNVFKRYVIRHHIDGEHGSIDDIIARCDIVLSGRYEVHHQEQLYIEPQGMIAWWDEAGVHVTGSLQCPYYVHKAMKRAFALEGDQVHIAQAVTGGGFGGKEEYPSILAAHAALLARASKRPVRMIYGRKEDIEATTKRHPARVDITTGCDKNGKLVALKVDCVMDGGAYATLTSVVLSRGLLHAAGAYEWKHARVAAQAVATNTPPNGAFRGFGAPQTIWGIERHMDRLAEKLGVDPLDLRKKNLLKIGSTTVTGQTLKESVGVEECIERAVKDSGYYEKRAAYAKQATTGTSRRGIGICVFMHGAGFTGSGERRLKGKVQVDLERGGKLRIRTASTDIGQGTETVFRQIAATAAGVPLEAIEFEVPCTTHVPDSGPTVASRTVMVVGSIVGTAAKEVAEKVRGSAFWTKGGDHAAFAAAGDRLLDAAKEPIVSLVQYEPPVANQWNDDTYQGDAYPTFSWGCDIAEVEVDQDTFETKILGFWAAQDIGKAIHPVLCAGQVEGGTLQAIGWALYENVVWKDGRIMNPRMTNYVIPTSKDAPAFKTILVEHPFSGGPNGAKGVGELPMDGGAPAVAAAVEQAIGAKCNHLPLLPENLFAYAKNAKTSNIQ
- a CDS encoding (2Fe-2S)-binding protein; the protein is MTVNGVAREVEAPPLARLLDVLRGPMGLTGTKEGCGEGECGACTVLLDGVPVNSCLVAAGQCEGQALTTVEGLHDPNGALSTLQRCFVEDGGAQCGICTPGMLVAADALLRANRNPTEDQVRDAIAGNICRCTGYQRIVDAILHAAKLASQHASTAPQAGPGGAP
- a CDS encoding FAD binding domain-containing protein translates to MLQSTAKLPRAAHAPAGLEATELIRPKTAVEAVKALSEAAANHRSTMVLAGGTDVIVDRHLLPVERAHAVDLVVDVTGVEGFRTIEREFSVDRDRLVFAGGVTYWDLRQDPLVLQKIPMLAEMSKDVGAVQIQTRGTLAGNIATASPAADGVAALMALDANVHLLSAPTAGGSAKGEERIVPLTQFFTGYRKTVMRADELIVRIDVRVPDPAMASVIWRKVGTRQAQSISKVALASVIEVQDGTIRHTRFGMASVAATTHPLAQVQAYLEGRALASVKGDEVDAALARDIRPIDDVRSTGEYRMHVALSLVRRALSQAK